The following coding sequences are from one Alosa alosa isolate M-15738 ecotype Scorff River chromosome 3, AALO_Geno_1.1, whole genome shotgun sequence window:
- the LOC125292344 gene encoding zinc-binding protein A33-like isoform X1 — MASSLEEDLTCPVCTDIFKDPVILSCSHNVCKECLQKCWESKETKECPVCRRRSSKEGTPPNLALKNLCETFLLERSQTHVSCSLHKRKLEFFCQEDQQLVCLMCQDELHKHHKFSPIDKAAVDVKEELTVKLQDKLKRFKKAKDTCHESAQYIKTQAKYTETQIKKQFLELHQFLQDEEAARIAALREEEEQKSQMMKEKIEKMSREISSLSDSIRGMEKEMGADDITFLQNYKSTVERAQCTLQDPERVSGALINVAKHLGNLKFRVWEKMQETVQYTPVTLDPNTAHPRLILSENLTSMTRGDERQQLPDNPERFDKYLSVLGSEGFNSGTHCWDVEVGDSTWWWVGLMTESLQRKGQYGNVSGKWTLFNNNGKYITWSLPQPSTLLTVEKKPQRIRVQLDWDRGELSFSDPDNNTHIHTLTHTFTERVFPYFNTGEFPLSIVAVKASMSVEQPS; from the exons ATGGCTTCAAGTCTAGAGGAGGATCTTACCTGTCCTGTTTGCACGGATATCTTCAAGGATCCTGTTATTCTGTCGTGTAGTCACAATGTGTGTAAAGAATGTCTGCAGAAGTGCTGGGAGAGCAAAGAAACCAAAGAATGTCCAGTCTGCAGGAGGAGGTCATCAAAGGAGGGGACACCCCCAAATCTGGCATTAAAGAACCTGTGTGAGACCTTCTTACTAGAGAGGAGTCAGACACACGTGTCTTGCAGTCTACACAAAAGAAAACTTGAGTTCTTCTGTCAAGAGGATCAGCAGCTTGTGTGTCTTATGTGTCAAGACGAATTACACAAACATCACAAGTTCAGTCCCATTGACAAAGCAGCAGTTGATGTGAAG GAAGAACTCACAGTCAAACTGCAGGACAAGCTGAAGCGTTTTAAGAAGGCTAAAGACACCTGTCATGAATCAGCTCAGTATATTAAG ACTCAGGCtaaatacacagagacacagatcaAGAAGCAGTTTTTGGAGCTTCACCAGTTTCTACAAGATGAAGAGGCAGCCAGGATAGCTGcactgagggaggaagaggagcagaagagtCAGATGATGAAGGAGAAGATTGAGAAGATGAGCAGAGAGATCTCATCTCTTTCAGACTCAATCAGAGGCATGGAAAAGGAGATGGgagctgatgacatcacattcCTGCAG aactacaagagcacagtggaaag AGCCCAGTGCACACTGCAGGATCCAGAGAGGGTTTCAGGAGCTCTGATCAATGTGGCAAAGCACCTGGGCAACCTGAAGTTCAGAGTCTGGGAGAAGATGCAGGAGACTGTTCAGTACA ctcCTGTGACTCTGGATCCTAACACTGCACACCCACGACTCATCCTGTCTGAGAATCTGACCAGTATGACACGCGGTGATGAGAGGCAGCAGCTTCCTGATAACCCAGAGAGATTTGATAAGTATCTCAGTGTTCTGGGCTCTGAGGGCTTTAACTCAGGGACTCACTGCTGGGACGTGGAGGTTGGGGACAGTACCTGGTGGTGGGTGGGTTTGATGACAGAGTCCCTCCAGAGGAAGGGACAATATGGCAATGTGAGTGGAAAGTGGACTCTGTTTAATAATAATGGTAAATATATAACATGGTCTCTACCACAGCCCTCCACTCTCCTCACAGTGGAGAAGAAACCCCAGAGGATCAGAGTGCAGCTGGACTGGGACAGAGGAGAGCTGTCATTCTCTGACCCTGATAataacactcacatacacactctcacacacactttcactgagaGAGTGTTTCCATACTTTAATACTGGTGAATTTCCTCTGAGTATTGTAGCAGTGAAGGCCTCTATGTCAGTAGAGCAGCCCAGTTAG
- the LOC125292344 gene encoding zinc-binding protein A33-like isoform X2 produces the protein MASSLEEDLTCPVCTDIFKDPVILSCSHNVCKECLQKCWESKETKECPVCRRRSSKEGTPPNLALKNLCETFLLERSQTHVSCSLHKRKLEFFCQEDQQLVCLMCQDELHKHHKFSPIDKAAVDVKTQAKYTETQIKKQFLELHQFLQDEEAARIAALREEEEQKSQMMKEKIEKMSREISSLSDSIRGMEKEMGADDITFLQNYKSTVERAQCTLQDPERVSGALINVAKHLGNLKFRVWEKMQETVQYTPVTLDPNTAHPRLILSENLTSMTRGDERQQLPDNPERFDKYLSVLGSEGFNSGTHCWDVEVGDSTWWWVGLMTESLQRKGQYGNVSGKWTLFNNNGKYITWSLPQPSTLLTVEKKPQRIRVQLDWDRGELSFSDPDNNTHIHTLTHTFTERVFPYFNTGEFPLSIVAVKASMSVEQPS, from the exons ATGGCTTCAAGTCTAGAGGAGGATCTTACCTGTCCTGTTTGCACGGATATCTTCAAGGATCCTGTTATTCTGTCGTGTAGTCACAATGTGTGTAAAGAATGTCTGCAGAAGTGCTGGGAGAGCAAAGAAACCAAAGAATGTCCAGTCTGCAGGAGGAGGTCATCAAAGGAGGGGACACCCCCAAATCTGGCATTAAAGAACCTGTGTGAGACCTTCTTACTAGAGAGGAGTCAGACACACGTGTCTTGCAGTCTACACAAAAGAAAACTTGAGTTCTTCTGTCAAGAGGATCAGCAGCTTGTGTGTCTTATGTGTCAAGACGAATTACACAAACATCACAAGTTCAGTCCCATTGACAAAGCAGCAGTTGATGTGAAG ACTCAGGCtaaatacacagagacacagatcaAGAAGCAGTTTTTGGAGCTTCACCAGTTTCTACAAGATGAAGAGGCAGCCAGGATAGCTGcactgagggaggaagaggagcagaagagtCAGATGATGAAGGAGAAGATTGAGAAGATGAGCAGAGAGATCTCATCTCTTTCAGACTCAATCAGAGGCATGGAAAAGGAGATGGgagctgatgacatcacattcCTGCAG aactacaagagcacagtggaaag AGCCCAGTGCACACTGCAGGATCCAGAGAGGGTTTCAGGAGCTCTGATCAATGTGGCAAAGCACCTGGGCAACCTGAAGTTCAGAGTCTGGGAGAAGATGCAGGAGACTGTTCAGTACA ctcCTGTGACTCTGGATCCTAACACTGCACACCCACGACTCATCCTGTCTGAGAATCTGACCAGTATGACACGCGGTGATGAGAGGCAGCAGCTTCCTGATAACCCAGAGAGATTTGATAAGTATCTCAGTGTTCTGGGCTCTGAGGGCTTTAACTCAGGGACTCACTGCTGGGACGTGGAGGTTGGGGACAGTACCTGGTGGTGGGTGGGTTTGATGACAGAGTCCCTCCAGAGGAAGGGACAATATGGCAATGTGAGTGGAAAGTGGACTCTGTTTAATAATAATGGTAAATATATAACATGGTCTCTACCACAGCCCTCCACTCTCCTCACAGTGGAGAAGAAACCCCAGAGGATCAGAGTGCAGCTGGACTGGGACAGAGGAGAGCTGTCATTCTCTGACCCTGATAataacactcacatacacactctcacacacactttcactgagaGAGTGTTTCCATACTTTAATACTGGTGAATTTCCTCTGAGTATTGTAGCAGTGAAGGCCTCTATGTCAGTAGAGCAGCCCAGTTAG